The following are from one region of the Segatella oris genome:
- a CDS encoding ADP-ribosylglycohydrolase family protein has protein sequence MLGAIIGDIIGSRFEFSKQTKPEFELFTPDCDFTDDTICTVAIADAILHHKPYGTALHDWCRRYPTPMGGYGDKFELWVESDNPQPYGSSGNGSAMRVSPVGWLFDEYKEVLNEAKESAVVTHNHPDGINGAQCVATLIYWLRTCRITKDEIESAVRRNFGYHMTPLRNIYKIGSEGHFDGLCNETVPYAISCFLESQNFEDAIRKAVAAGGDTDTKAAICGSIAEAYYEIPEEMIEKAYSYLPDDMLDIITQFHDKIQSEL, from the coding sequence ATGCTTGGAGCAATTATAGGAGATATTATCGGCTCACGCTTTGAGTTTTCAAAGCAAACAAAACCCGAGTTTGAACTTTTTACGCCTGATTGTGACTTCACGGATGACACGATTTGCACCGTGGCTATTGCTGATGCGATACTCCATCACAAGCCTTACGGCACAGCGCTTCATGACTGGTGCCGACGCTATCCGACGCCAATGGGAGGCTATGGAGACAAGTTTGAACTGTGGGTTGAGAGTGACAATCCGCAGCCATATGGCAGCAGTGGCAATGGTTCGGCCATGCGCGTGAGTCCTGTCGGCTGGCTTTTTGACGAATATAAAGAGGTGTTGAACGAGGCAAAAGAGAGTGCAGTCGTGACGCATAACCACCCAGACGGTATCAATGGTGCACAGTGTGTGGCCACGCTCATCTACTGGCTTCGCACGTGTCGTATCACAAAAGACGAAATAGAGAGTGCGGTCAGGCGCAACTTCGGCTATCACATGACTCCGCTTCGCAATATCTATAAGATTGGCAGTGAGGGGCATTTCGACGGACTATGCAATGAAACCGTACCCTATGCCATCAGTTGTTTCCTTGAAAGTCAGAACTTTGAAGACGCCATCCGCAAGGCAGTTGCTGCCGGTGGAGACACTGATACGAAGGCTGCTATATGTGGTTCCATTGCCGAAGCCTACTATGAAATTCCCGAAGAAATGATTGAAAAAGCCTATTCGTATCTGCCTGACGACATGCTTGATATCATCACGCAGTTCCACGACAAGATACAGAGTGAACTCTGA
- the tyrS gene encoding tyrosine--tRNA ligase, translating to MAKNFVEELKWRGMLAQIMPGTEEYLQSNMVSAYLGTDPTADSLHIGHLCGIMMLRHLQRCGHKPYLLVGGATGMIGDPSGKSQERNLLDTKTLYHNQEAIKKQVAKFLDFDGNEPNKAELVNNYDWMKDFTFLDFAREVGKHITVNYMMAKDSVQKRLNGEARDGLSFTEFTYQLLQGYDFLYLYQHHGVRLQLGGNDQWGNMTTGTELIRRTLGNEAEAFCLTCPLITKADGRKFGKTESGNVWLDRNRTTPYAFYQFWLNVSDSDAERYIKIFTDLDKEAIDALIADHQQDPGRRILQKRLAEEVTTMVHSKEDLDMAIAASNILFGKATKDSLAQLDEATLNDVFKDVPHYTVDRSLLGSPAVDVFNQEEMDIFPSKSEMRKLVKGGGVSLNKEKLSTFDQLVTTDDLIDGKYLLVQRGKKNYYLITVK from the coding sequence ATGGCAAAGAATTTTGTTGAAGAATTGAAATGGCGTGGTATGCTCGCTCAGATTATGCCGGGAACGGAAGAGTATCTGCAGAGTAACATGGTATCAGCCTACTTGGGAACTGACCCCACGGCCGATTCTCTCCATATCGGTCACCTCTGTGGCATCATGATGCTGCGCCATTTGCAGCGTTGCGGCCACAAACCCTATCTGCTTGTGGGCGGAGCAACAGGCATGATTGGCGACCCTTCGGGTAAGAGCCAGGAGCGAAACCTGCTTGACACCAAGACTCTCTACCACAACCAAGAAGCTATCAAGAAGCAAGTGGCGAAGTTTCTCGACTTCGATGGCAACGAACCTAACAAGGCCGAGCTCGTCAACAACTATGACTGGATGAAGGATTTCACTTTTCTTGATTTCGCAAGAGAGGTGGGAAAGCACATTACTGTCAACTACATGATGGCCAAAGACAGTGTACAGAAGCGCTTGAATGGTGAGGCTCGCGACGGACTTTCATTCACAGAGTTCACCTATCAGCTGCTTCAGGGCTACGATTTCCTTTATCTCTATCAGCATCATGGCGTTCGCCTGCAGCTCGGTGGCAACGACCAGTGGGGGAATATGACCACAGGCACAGAACTTATCCGTCGCACTTTGGGCAATGAAGCCGAAGCGTTCTGCCTCACCTGCCCATTGATTACGAAAGCAGATGGGCGGAAATTCGGTAAAACAGAGAGCGGGAATGTGTGGCTCGACCGTAATCGTACCACGCCATATGCCTTCTATCAGTTCTGGTTGAACGTCAGCGACAGTGATGCCGAGCGCTATATCAAAATCTTTACTGACCTCGACAAGGAGGCTATTGATGCTCTTATAGCCGATCATCAGCAGGATCCCGGGCGCCGTATCTTGCAGAAGAGACTCGCAGAAGAGGTCACCACCATGGTACATTCCAAGGAAGACCTCGACATGGCCATTGCCGCCAGCAACATACTCTTTGGGAAAGCCACCAAGGATAGCCTTGCACAACTTGATGAAGCCACGCTGAATGATGTCTTCAAAGACGTGCCTCACTACACAGTTGACCGCTCATTGCTCGGTTCTCCGGCTGTAGACGTATTCAATCAAGAGGAAATGGACATCTTCCCCAGCAAGAGTGAGATGAGAAAACTCGTCAAAGGAGGTGGTGTCAGCTTGAATAAGGAGAAACTCTCTACCTTTGATCAGCTTGTCACAACCGATGACCTTATCGATGGAAAATATCTCCTTGTACAGCGTGGAAAGAAGAATTATTATCTCATCACCGTCAAGTAA
- a CDS encoding DUF4271 domain-containing protein, with product MRQQEDSIASVEIQQDLQGAAARVHKQPTPAEVIGWLPKNATPEQQDSAVQAHIKPSKITWSERPDTLHLPGHPVGRSWRDVSLPRYYKESFFSKSPLFHPEQPGGRMGVAGDPVPYSVASDNVITGILLACFILVMVAYTKSKRFIQRQAKNFFYVQHGETTVISETSNELRFQFFLMLQTCLQLSLLFFFYTRAAISDTFIIEQYKVIGWFAGGILVYFLLKILAYTIIDLTFFDSKKNEQWLKSYLFIISIEGLLIFPAVMLVAYFGLELQHAMIYSIIIIVLLKILSFYKTNLIFFRQNGSFLQNILYFCALEITPLIALWGTLAMINGYLKINF from the coding sequence ATGAGACAACAAGAGGATTCTATCGCAAGTGTAGAGATACAACAAGACCTGCAAGGTGCAGCCGCTCGCGTGCACAAGCAGCCCACTCCGGCTGAAGTCATCGGTTGGTTACCCAAGAATGCTACGCCCGAACAGCAGGATTCTGCCGTTCAAGCACATATCAAACCCAGCAAGATTACATGGAGTGAACGTCCTGATACACTTCATCTGCCGGGTCATCCTGTTGGTAGAAGCTGGCGCGATGTGAGTCTTCCACGCTATTACAAAGAGTCGTTTTTCTCGAAATCTCCACTCTTCCACCCTGAACAACCTGGTGGACGAATGGGCGTGGCCGGTGATCCTGTGCCTTATTCTGTGGCTTCCGACAATGTCATCACGGGTATTCTGCTTGCTTGTTTCATTCTTGTTATGGTGGCCTACACCAAGTCGAAGCGTTTCATTCAACGTCAGGCAAAGAACTTTTTCTATGTACAGCATGGTGAAACTACAGTTATTTCAGAGACTTCGAACGAGCTTCGTTTCCAGTTCTTCCTCATGCTGCAGACTTGTCTGCAACTCTCTTTGCTGTTCTTTTTCTATACGCGTGCCGCCATCAGTGATACGTTTATCATCGAGCAGTACAAGGTGATCGGATGGTTTGCAGGTGGAATTCTGGTCTATTTCCTACTGAAAATTCTGGCCTATACAATTATAGACCTGACGTTTTTCGACTCGAAAAAAAACGAACAATGGCTGAAGTCTTACCTCTTTATCATATCAATAGAAGGATTGTTGATTTTCCCCGCCGTGATGCTTGTAGCTTACTTCGGTCTTGAACTGCAGCATGCTATGATTTATTCCATTATCATCATCGTTTTGCTTAAAATCCTTTCGTTCTACAAGACCAATCTTATCTTTTTCAGACAAAATGGCAGTTTTCTGCAGAATATTTTGTACTTTTGTGCGCTTGAAATAACGCCGTTGATTGCATTATGGGGCACATTGGCGATGATCAATGGATATTTGAAAATCAATTTTTAA
- the yidD gene encoding membrane protein insertion efficiency factor YidD, translating into MNVLKTIIHGISRILVWALLLPILFYQHVISPFTPPSCRFTPTCSEYARQALMKHGPLKGLALAVWRILRCNPWGGSGYDPVP; encoded by the coding sequence ATGAATGTGCTGAAAACGATAATACATGGGATATCACGTATCCTCGTGTGGGCTTTGCTCTTACCCATTCTTTTCTATCAGCATGTGATTTCACCTTTCACGCCACCATCATGCCGTTTCACGCCTACGTGCTCCGAATATGCCCGACAAGCTCTCATGAAACATGGCCCACTGAAAGGACTCGCACTGGCGGTATGGCGCATTCTCAGATGTAACCCATGGGGAGGTAGCGGATATGACCCCGTTCCCTGA
- a CDS encoding protein-disulfide reductase DsbD family protein codes for MKRITSMAILLMIVIIASAQIQSPVKFSSQLKTNKSAEAEIVFTAKIAAGWHVYSTRLGAEGPTSASFTASKLDGVELVGKLQAHGKEISAYDKNFEATLRYFEHSVTFTQKVRFTKPNYVLKGYLEYGACSDQTCMAPTSVDIDKSGKSPAVTAGKDAKAEAGKDVPSGELLAAMTTAATQGNQDAQEGLARLQADNMGKAQQDSAALASAAATSSLTKAEKDALWKPVIKEIHEQNGGDGVENQSWGYIFLMGFLGGLLALFTPCVWPIIPMTVSFFLKRAKDDRRKGIRDAITYGISIIVIYLILGLAVTRIFGASALNAWSTKPFFNIIFFLMLVVFALSFFGWFEIKLPEKWGNAVDTKASSTTGLLSIFLMAFTLTLVSFSCTGPIIGFLLVASTTSGSLLGPAFGMLGFAVALALPFTLFAMFPSWLKSAPKSGSWMNTIKIVLGFIELAFSLKFFSTADMTSHWNLLSREAFLAIWIVIFAALGLYLIGKLKFQSDTVGGDVRKPMPVPCIMLGLCSLAFSVYMVPGLWGAPVKAVSAFAPPIETQDFNLNTKVVKAHYTDYETGMAAAKAMNKPVLIDFTGYGCTNCRKMESAVWTDPRVMEMLEKDYVLISLYVDDNKWLPQEIEIMENGQKRTLRTVADKWSYLQRSKFGANTQPFYVPVDNDGNPLVGSYSYNEDIPAYIKFLQKGLKAYQKKK; via the coding sequence ATGAAAAGAATTACATCAATGGCCATCTTGCTGATGATAGTCATTATAGCAAGTGCACAGATTCAGTCTCCTGTGAAGTTTTCATCACAGCTGAAGACCAATAAGTCGGCCGAAGCCGAGATTGTTTTCACAGCAAAGATTGCCGCGGGATGGCATGTCTATTCAACGCGGTTAGGTGCAGAAGGGCCTACATCGGCATCGTTCACGGCCTCCAAGTTGGACGGTGTTGAACTCGTTGGAAAGCTCCAGGCCCACGGAAAGGAAATCTCTGCCTACGACAAGAACTTTGAAGCGACACTGCGTTATTTTGAACATAGCGTGACATTCACGCAGAAAGTGAGGTTCACCAAGCCCAACTATGTGTTGAAAGGTTACTTGGAATATGGTGCTTGCAGCGACCAGACATGCATGGCTCCGACGAGTGTTGATATCGACAAATCGGGCAAGAGCCCGGCTGTGACAGCAGGAAAAGACGCAAAAGCCGAGGCAGGAAAGGATGTTCCTTCCGGCGAACTGTTGGCTGCTATGACGACGGCTGCCACACAGGGAAACCAGGATGCGCAGGAAGGTTTGGCGAGATTGCAGGCCGACAACATGGGCAAGGCACAGCAAGACAGTGCTGCCCTCGCGAGTGCTGCAGCTACTTCGTCGCTCACCAAGGCTGAAAAAGACGCGTTGTGGAAGCCTGTTATCAAAGAAATTCATGAGCAGAACGGAGGCGACGGCGTTGAAAATCAGAGCTGGGGCTACATCTTTCTCATGGGTTTCCTTGGCGGATTGCTCGCTTTGTTCACCCCTTGTGTGTGGCCAATCATACCGATGACCGTGAGTTTCTTCCTCAAACGGGCTAAAGACGACAGGCGAAAAGGCATCCGTGATGCCATCACCTACGGCATTTCTATCATCGTCATCTATCTCATCTTGGGTTTGGCCGTGACGCGTATCTTTGGTGCTTCGGCTTTGAATGCATGGTCTACGAAGCCTTTCTTCAATATCATCTTCTTCTTGATGTTAGTGGTTTTCGCCCTCAGTTTCTTCGGATGGTTTGAGATAAAGCTGCCCGAGAAATGGGGAAATGCCGTTGACACCAAGGCTTCTTCCACCACCGGACTGCTCTCTATCTTCCTCATGGCCTTCACACTGACGTTGGTAAGCTTCTCATGTACAGGCCCGATTATTGGCTTCCTGCTTGTGGCCTCCACAACATCCGGCTCACTTCTCGGCCCGGCTTTCGGCATGTTAGGCTTTGCCGTGGCTTTGGCTTTGCCGTTTACGCTGTTTGCCATGTTCCCAAGTTGGCTGAAGAGCGCCCCGAAGTCAGGCTCATGGATGAACACGATTAAGATTGTTCTCGGTTTCATTGAACTGGCCTTCTCGCTCAAGTTCTTCAGTACTGCCGACATGACATCGCATTGGAACCTGCTCAGTCGTGAGGCTTTCTTGGCCATATGGATTGTAATCTTTGCAGCATTAGGCCTCTATCTCATCGGAAAACTTAAGTTCCAGAGCGATACAGTGGGTGGAGATGTCCGGAAACCAATGCCTGTGCCCTGCATCATGTTGGGTCTTTGCTCGCTTGCTTTCTCGGTTTACATGGTGCCGGGGCTGTGGGGTGCGCCCGTAAAAGCTGTGAGTGCATTCGCTCCTCCGATAGAAACGCAGGACTTCAACCTTAATACTAAGGTGGTAAAGGCACACTACACAGACTATGAAACAGGTATGGCGGCAGCGAAAGCCATGAATAAACCCGTGCTGATTGACTTCACCGGATATGGCTGTACGAACTGCCGTAAGATGGAATCTGCCGTTTGGACCGACCCGCGTGTCATGGAAATGTTGGAGAAAGACTATGTGCTCATCTCATTGTATGTGGATGACAACAAGTGGCTTCCACAGGAAATAGAAATCATGGAGAATGGACAGAAGCGCACACTCCGCACGGTTGCCGACAAATGGAGTTATCTGCAACGCAGCAAGTTCGGCGCCAATACGCAGCCGTTCTATGTGCCGGTAGACAATGACGGCAATCCTCTTGTGGGCAGTTATTCATATAATGAAGACATTCCTGCCTATATAAAATTCCTGCAGAAAGGTCTTAAAGCTTATCAAAAGAAGAAATAA
- the metK gene encoding methionine adenosyltransferase, with protein MSYLFSSESVSEGHPDKVSDQISDALLDQFLAYDEQSHCAIETFCTTGQVVIMGEVRSKEYIDLQNIARNTIKKIGYTKAEYQFDGNSCGILTAIHEQSDDINRGVSRENEDEQGAGDQGMMFGYATNETENYMPVSLYLSHLLMSTLADIRREGKQMTYLRPDSKSQVTIEYSDAGIPQRIDTIVVSTQHDPFMDDDEAMLTKIREDVINILVPRVKAQLGEKVLALFNDNIKYFVNPTGKFVIGGPHGDTGLTGRKIIVDTYGGKGAHGGGAFSGKDPSKVDRSAAYAARYIAKNMVAAGVADEMLVQLAYAIGVAQPVSVYVDTYGRSNVKMSDSEIAKKVQEMFDLRPHAIERTLKLRQPMYLETAAYGHMGRKNEVVRKTFTSRYHEQKTIDVELFTWEKLDRVDEIKRAFNL; from the coding sequence ATGAGTTATCTATTTTCTTCAGAGTCGGTGTCAGAAGGACATCCTGACAAGGTTTCCGACCAGATTTCAGACGCTTTACTTGACCAGTTTCTCGCCTATGACGAGCAATCTCACTGTGCCATAGAGACATTCTGCACCACAGGACAGGTGGTTATCATGGGTGAAGTGCGGTCAAAAGAGTACATTGACCTGCAAAACATTGCACGAAACACTATCAAGAAGATTGGCTATACTAAGGCCGAATATCAGTTTGATGGTAATTCTTGCGGCATTCTTACGGCTATTCACGAGCAGAGTGATGACATTAACCGCGGTGTGAGCCGTGAGAATGAAGACGAACAGGGTGCTGGTGACCAGGGTATGATGTTTGGTTATGCAACGAATGAAACGGAGAACTACATGCCGGTTTCACTCTATCTGTCGCATTTGCTGATGAGTACGTTGGCCGATATCCGCCGTGAAGGGAAGCAAATGACCTATCTGCGCCCCGACTCCAAGAGTCAGGTGACGATAGAATACAGCGATGCCGGCATTCCACAACGCATCGACACGATTGTCGTGAGCACGCAGCACGACCCGTTCATGGACGATGATGAGGCGATGTTGACCAAGATACGTGAAGACGTTATCAATATTCTCGTGCCACGCGTAAAGGCACAGTTGGGCGAGAAAGTGCTGGCGTTGTTCAATGACAACATTAAATATTTCGTCAATCCTACGGGTAAGTTTGTCATCGGTGGGCCTCACGGAGACACGGGGTTGACGGGACGCAAGATTATTGTCGACACATATGGTGGCAAGGGAGCACATGGAGGAGGTGCTTTCTCGGGTAAGGATCCATCGAAAGTCGACCGTTCGGCAGCCTATGCAGCACGTTATATTGCCAAGAACATGGTAGCTGCAGGCGTGGCCGATGAAATGCTTGTACAGCTTGCTTATGCCATTGGTGTGGCCCAACCTGTCAGCGTTTATGTCGACACTTATGGGCGCAGTAATGTCAAGATGAGCGACAGTGAGATTGCAAAGAAGGTACAGGAGATGTTTGATTTGCGTCCACATGCCATTGAACGCACTCTGAAACTGCGCCAGCCCATGTATCTTGAAACAGCTGCCTACGGTCATATGGGACGTAAGAATGAGGTGGTCAGGAAGACGTTCACCAGTCGCTATCATGAGCAGAAGACTATCGATGTGGAGCTGTTCACATGGGAGAAACTCGACCGTGTGGATGAAATCAAACGCGCATTCAATCTTTAA
- a CDS encoding uroporphyrinogen-III synthase → MIKKILISQPRPASDKSPYYDLAKEHGIEMVFRPFFKVEGISSKEFRQQKVSLLDHTAVVFTSRHAIDNFFTLAKELRVTIPEDMKYFCLIETIALYIQKYVQYRKRKVFFGTTGKIDGLLPQMLKHKGEKFLVPLSSVHNDDIKSMLDSKGLKHSECVMYRTVSNDFSEDEKKSFDYDMLVFFSPTGVKALKKNFPDFKQGDIKIAAFGPATAKEVEAQGMRIDLMAPSQEHPSMTAALKDYLEKNK, encoded by the coding sequence ATGATAAAGAAGATTTTAATTTCTCAACCACGACCGGCCAGTGACAAGTCGCCTTACTACGATCTTGCCAAGGAGCACGGCATTGAAATGGTGTTTCGGCCATTCTTTAAGGTTGAGGGTATCTCCTCAAAGGAATTCAGGCAGCAGAAAGTCAGTCTGCTTGACCATACTGCAGTGGTGTTCACTTCACGTCATGCCATCGACAACTTCTTTACGCTTGCGAAAGAATTGCGTGTCACGATACCGGAGGACATGAAGTATTTCTGTCTCATTGAGACCATTGCCCTCTACATACAGAAGTATGTGCAGTACCGTAAGCGCAAGGTGTTCTTCGGCACAACAGGAAAGATTGACGGCTTGTTGCCACAGATGTTGAAGCATAAGGGCGAAAAGTTTCTTGTGCCGCTGAGCAGCGTTCACAATGACGATATCAAGAGTATGCTTGACAGCAAGGGACTCAAGCATAGCGAATGTGTGATGTATCGCACTGTCAGCAATGACTTCAGCGAAGACGAAAAGAAGAGTTTCGACTATGATATGCTGGTCTTTTTCAGTCCCACAGGTGTCAAGGCACTCAAAAAGAACTTCCCCGATTTCAAGCAAGGTGACATTAAGATTGCCGCTTTCGGTCCGGCAACAGCCAAGGAAGTAGAGGCACAAGGCATGCGCATTGACCTCATGGCACCGAGCCAGGAACATCCTTCCATGACGGCTGCACTGAAAGATTATCTCGAAAAAAACAAATAA
- a CDS encoding serine dehydratase subunit alpha family protein, with amino-acid sequence MLDKEVRNEIIDLVNREVVPAVGCTEPMAVALCTARATELLGCKPEEIKVLLSANILKNAMGVGIPGTGMIGLPIAVALGSLIGKSEYQLEVIKDLTPEWLEAGKQFVAEDRICIQLKSDICEKLYVEVTCKSEGHQATAIISGAHTHFVYEAQDDRILFDKRQACSKEAAENDIQLNMKLVWEFATTSPVEEMKFILKTKEYNLRAARESIKGNYGHCLGKTMDRPLSHGIFGNSIFSHIIATTASACDARMGGAMIPVMSNSGSGNQGICATNPVAVYAEENENTEEELIRALMLSHLTAIYIKQSLGKLSALCGCVVASIGSSCGITYLMGGNFQDVCHAVKNMIANLTGMICDGAKPSCSLKICSGVSTALLSALLAREGRHVTAAEGIIDECVDQSIRNLTSIGKEAMCATDDMVLRIMTNKRGC; translated from the coding sequence ATGCTTGACAAAGAAGTGCGAAACGAGATTATTGACCTCGTCAACCGCGAGGTCGTACCGGCTGTGGGCTGTACGGAACCGATGGCAGTAGCCCTCTGTACGGCCCGCGCTACGGAACTGTTGGGGTGTAAGCCCGAGGAAATCAAAGTGCTGCTCAGTGCAAATATCCTGAAAAATGCTATGGGAGTAGGTATTCCCGGCACAGGAATGATAGGTCTTCCTATCGCCGTTGCACTTGGCAGTTTGATAGGCAAGAGCGAATATCAGCTTGAAGTTATCAAGGATCTTACCCCCGAATGGCTCGAAGCCGGCAAGCAGTTTGTGGCCGAAGACCGCATCTGTATTCAGCTGAAGAGCGACATCTGCGAGAAACTCTACGTGGAAGTGACTTGCAAAAGCGAGGGACATCAGGCCACAGCCATTATCTCGGGAGCGCACACCCACTTTGTCTATGAGGCACAAGACGACAGGATTTTGTTCGACAAACGGCAGGCATGCAGTAAAGAAGCAGCTGAAAATGACATTCAACTCAACATGAAGCTTGTGTGGGAATTCGCCACAACAAGTCCGGTTGAAGAAATGAAATTCATTCTCAAAACCAAGGAATACAATCTCCGTGCAGCCCGTGAAAGCATCAAAGGAAACTATGGTCACTGTCTTGGAAAGACCATGGACCGTCCTCTAAGCCACGGAATTTTCGGTAACAGCATCTTTTCTCATATCATCGCTACTACGGCTTCGGCCTGCGATGCACGTATGGGGGGCGCGATGATTCCCGTGATGAGCAACTCGGGGTCGGGCAATCAAGGCATCTGTGCCACTAATCCTGTGGCTGTTTATGCCGAAGAAAACGAGAACACGGAAGAGGAATTAATCCGTGCCTTGATGTTGAGTCACCTTACCGCTATCTATATCAAGCAGAGCCTCGGCAAGCTAAGTGCACTCTGTGGCTGCGTAGTTGCGAGCATAGGAAGCAGCTGCGGAATAACTTACCTCATGGGAGGGAACTTCCAAGACGTGTGTCATGCGGTGAAAAACATGATTGCCAACCTCACCGGAATGATATGCGACGGTGCCAAACCCAGCTGTTCTTTGAAGATATGTTCGGGCGTCAGCACAGCCCTTTTGAGTGCGTTGTTGGCACGAGAAGGCCGACATGTCACCGCTGCTGAAGGCATTATTGATGAATGTGTGGACCAAAGCATCCGAAATTTAACAAGCATTGGCAAGGAAGCCATGTGCGCAACAGACGATATGGTGCTTCGGATTATGACGAATAAGCGGGGCTGTTGA
- the rnpA gene encoding ribonuclease P protein component: MAEIHSERLPKQERVCSKKLIDRLFNGGHSHSMSAFPLRVVYMPMEAEDESQQLPRTQLLVSVPKKCFKRAVKRNRVKRQVREAYRLQRQILADKIADRHSMVLAFIWLDDKLYPTEVVMQKVKNLLQRISEKL, translated from the coding sequence ATGGCTGAGATCCATTCGGAAAGACTTCCAAAGCAGGAGCGCGTCTGTAGCAAGAAGCTTATCGACAGACTCTTTAATGGCGGACACAGCCATTCGATGTCGGCCTTTCCACTGCGAGTGGTCTATATGCCGATGGAGGCAGAAGACGAAAGTCAGCAGCTGCCTCGCACGCAATTGCTTGTCAGTGTGCCCAAGAAATGCTTCAAACGGGCTGTCAAGCGCAACCGCGTGAAGCGCCAAGTGCGCGAGGCCTATCGCCTGCAACGCCAGATTTTAGCCGACAAAATAGCCGACCGTCACAGTATGGTGTTGGCCTTTATCTGGCTTGATGACAAGCTCTATCCTACCGAGGTGGTCATGCAGAAAGTGAAGAACCTGCTTCAACGCATCAGTGAAAAGCTATGA